The genomic region AAGAACGCCTCGAGGAGGCCCGCGAGGAGGGTGACACTGCCGAGGTCGCCCGCCTCGACTCCGCCACCCAGCGCCTTACCCCTGTTATCCAGGAGACCAGCCGCGAACTCCTGCGCCTGCTCGACGTCCCCGTGGTCGAAGCCCCCGCAGAGGGCGAGGCCCAGTGTGCCCACATCGCGAAGCGCGGCGACGCCGAGTACGTCGGCACGGAGGATTACGACGCGCTCCTGTTCGGCGCACCCGTCACCCTCCGCCAGCTCACCAGCAAGGGCGACCCCGAGCGGATGGATCTGTCCAAAACGCTCGACGAACTCGACGTGACCCTCGAACAGCTCATCGATATCGCCATCCTCTGTGGCACCGACTTCAACGAGGGCGTCCACGGGTACGGCCCCAAGACCGCCCTGAAGAAGATTCGCGAACACGGCGACCTCTGGACCGTCTTCGAGGAGGAGGACGTCTACGTCGAGAACGCCGACCTCGTCCGCGCCCTGTTCCGCGACCCGAACGTCACCGATGACTACGAGTTCGACACCAGCATCTCCCCCGACGTGGACGCGGCCCGGGAGTACGTCGTCGAGGAGTGGGAGGTGGACCCCGACGAGGTTCGCCGTGGGTTCGAGCGCATCGAGGACGGCCTGACCCAGACCGGGCTGGACAACTGGACCTGAAGCGACCGATTCTGTCACTGTTGGGCCGGTCGGATTCGCCTCTGGAGAGAATGTCGGGTAGTCGCCGTTCTCTCTCGCTGGTGGCAGGACCGCGACCGCCCCGCGCCGCAACCACACCCTCCCCAGCCGACTCCCTCCGTTCCACTCCGGTCGTCCCTCGCGCGACGCTGGTTCGCGGCCTCCGGCACGCTCACCAGCGCGCGCCAGGCGGTCTTTCAGCCCGTCATCTGTACTCGAACAATCGGTCTGGCGCGTGCAGGCGGGCGGTCTCGTCCGCCCGCCGAAGCGCGCGAGGGATGACTGGAACGGAGCGGAGCGTAGTGGAAGGAATCGGCTGGGGAGGCTGTGGTGTGGTCATAGCCACCAGCGCGAGTCATCACGCCGTTCTTACAGGCCACCTCGATACCAATATGGCCCGAGCAACCAACCAAGACTGCCAGCCAGAACCAGACAATTAAACCCGACGCCCACCTCACCCCGAGTAATGACACCCGAGGAAGTCGCCGACATGATCGAAGCGAACCTCGACGACGCCCAGGCGACCGTCGAACGCGCCCGCGGCGAGCACGACGACGACCACCTGCGCGCCACGGTCGTCTCGCCCGCCTTCGAGGGCAAGCCGCTTGTCCAGCAGCACCAGCTCGTCTACGACGCGCTGGGTGAGCACATGACGACCGACATCCACGCGCTGGAGCTGAAGACGTACACGCCCGAGGAGTACGCCGAGCTGTAGCGGGGACTCACAGGCTACCGACGAGGACGGCTTTTTTACGCCAGCGGGCTACCGTGTCAGTATGGAAACCCTTCACGGACGCGTTCGCATCGAGTGGGCAGTCCGGTCGGTCATCACCGCGGTCGTCCTCGGTGGCATCCTGTTCGGGCTCGACCGGGTCGCCGAACTCGGGCTGGGGCTGGCGATTCCCGTCGCGCTGGCAGTCCTCATCATCGCCATCGGCGTCGGGCACGCGATACTGCTCTACCGCGACTGGCGGTTCGACCTCGAATCCGATTCGCTGTATCTCGAACGCGGCGTGATTACGCGGGTCGAGACCGCCGTCCCCTACGTCCGCGTCCAGCACGTCGACACGCAGCGCGGCCCCATCGACCGGGTGCTCGGGCTCTCCCGCGTCGTGGTCTACACCGCGGGCTCGCGCGGGGCGGACGTGTCGGTGCCGGGACTGACACCCGAGCGGGCCCGCCGACTGCGAAACGAGTTGCGCGACCTCGCGGTCGAGTCCGAACCGGAGGACGCGGTGTAGCGATGCGACTCCATCCAATCTCGGCGGTCTCGCGGGCGCTCCGGTACGGGGTGAACGGCCTCTCGATTCCGTTCTTCCTCGTGGTGATATTGAACACCGTCGGCGTGGGCTCGGTCGACTGGCTGTTCCTCGTCGCCCCGGTCGGGCTCGTGGTGGGTGTCGCCTACGGTGCGATGACCTACCTGCGCTACGAGTACGACCTCGGCGAGGACACCTTCGACGTGGCCCAGGGGGTCATCGGGCGAACCGAGCGCGAGATTCCGCTCCGGCGCATCCAGAACGTCGACGTGTCCCAGAACCTCCTGCACCGGGCCTTCGGTGTGGCAGTCGTCCGCATCGAGACCGCCGGTGGCGGCGGAACCGAGGCGACACTTTCGGTCGTCGCGGAGGCCGAGGCGAATCGACTCCGGCGGGAGATTCGCGAGCGCCGGGCACGAGTCACCGCCGAGGAGGCGGCCGCCCCGGCAGCCGAGACGGCCGCTGAACCCAACGCTGGAGGAGCGGCCGAGACCGGTACCGACGTCGAGGCGGGCGAGCGCGGGCCGGCAACCGCTGCCCAGTCCCCGTCAGCCCCGCCGGCAGGTGCCGAGTCCAGCGCCACCGAGGGCCAGCGTCCCGCCACCGAACCGACCCAGCCCCGCGAACTGACCAGCGAGGTGTTGTTCGAACTCTCGCCGGTCGAACTGCTCGCGCTGGCAGTGACGCGCTTCCGGTTCCGGTCGCTCGCGCTGCTCATCGTCGCCATCCCGCTCGCGGAGGATTTCATCCTCGGACTGCTGCTCAGTGCCGCGGCTCCCTTCGGCGGCCCGAGCACGCTGGACCCCGAGGTGATGACTGGCCAGGAGATGATCGCGGTCGGTGTCGTCGGGCCGCCGCTCCTGCTGGCTGCCTCCATCCTGCTGAGCGTCGTGGTCTCCACGCTCGAGTTCTACGACTTCCGGCTGGGCCGCGAGGGCGACGACCTCGTGTACGAGCGCGGCCTGCTCCAGCGCTACAGCGGTTCCATCCCCCGTGAGAAGGTCCAGACCATCACGCTCACCGAGACCTTCCTGATGCGGCCGCTCGGGTTCGCCGGCCTCACCGTCGAGACCGCGGGCTATGCAGGAAGCCGCGCCAGCCAGGGTAGCCAGTCCGCGGTCCCCATCGCGAAACTGGACCGGACGCTCGCCCTCGCCCGCGAACTGGAGGACTTCGAGGACCTGGAGTTCACCCGGCCCCCGAAACGGGCCCGCCGGCGCTACGCCGTCCGGTACAGCATCCCCATCGTGCTCCTGCTCGCGGTCGGCTACCTCGTCTCGACGACCGTCGCGCAGATTCCCTGGTACCTCCCTGCGGTCGCCTTCCTGGTGGTCCCGTTCGCTGCCCACCTGAAGTGGGCGAACCGCGGCTTCGCCGTCGGCGAGGACCACCTGCTCATCCGCGACGGCTTCTGGAACCGGACGACCCGCGTGGTGCCGTACTACCGCATCCAGACGGTCGTGAGCGAGGCGACCGTCTTCCAGCGCCGCCTCGACCTCGCGACGCTGGTCGCAGACACGGCAAGTTCGGCGACGTTGCTCGGTGGGAGTCCGACCGCGTTCGACCTCGACGAGTCGACCGTGAACGAGTTGCAGACGGGGCTTCGGGAACGATTGCAGGCGAGTCTGCACGGGACGTGAGACATTACGGGGCGGCTCTCGTTTGCTGAATACACCCTCTGAATCCAGCACGCGATTCGTGCCACCCTCCCGGAAGTTCGGGCGCTGTTGTATACGGAGCCCGAAGTGTACACGAGCAAGTGTTGAGGGGTTTCAGTCGGGACCTTGGCCAGGGTGTATCACGCGATACGGCCACCAATGAAGCAGAGGGCTGCTCCCCCAGCGAGGGCAGCGAGGCGGAGGTTTTCGGCGGCCCCGCTATGTGTTCCCCGGTATCTGTACCGCCCCTGCGAGTAGTACCTGCCGTCGTGAGCGACAACAGCGTGCGTGCGTGACCAGTACGAGTACCCGTCGAGTGGGGTGGCCGTGCGGACAGTCCCCTCCTCGACGAGTCGCTGGACGCCAGGGCTGATATGTCGTGCGGGTGTGGACACGAGGTCGAGTGCGGTAGCGTTTGAGACGGATCTGAGGCTGACCCTCGTCGTATCATTTTCGTAGTGTCTGACCGTCGGCTGGTAGAACGCCGGGTCGTGCTCGTAAAAGATGACGAGCTCAGTCTCTGAGTCGAAGCCACGAGCGGCACGATATGTCTCGTCGGAGACGACACGGGGGCCGCCGTCTCTGACGCGGTACCCGAGCACGCATGCAGGAGTACTTGGACCGCATACCGCGGCTTCGTCTATCCACGCTAGTCTTCCAGTGAGATTCGGCTCATCAGGAGGGACTGGTTCTGCGTTGTACTCGTACGTCCAGGCGATTGAACCGATCGGCGCGAAGACGGCTGTCGCGAGCAAGAGCACACCGAGCGAGACGGTGGCGATAGGATAGATTCGAGAATCCTCGGAGGGCATACTTTGACCTCCACATCGTACGGACACAATTCTTTCTACTGAAGAGACTTATCAGAGGAAAACAATTCACCTGCCCTGATGAACCCATCCTCTGTATTCAGCACGACACATCTGACAGGATTGATTCAGAACACCGAGTGAAGCGACAGACCAATCCCTCTGACTCCGTCGGCTAGTTTCACGTCCAGCAGAAGGAAGTCGGGACCCGATTCGGGTCCTCGATTCTCTCGCCCCATCCACAGCTGTCGGGGGTCGAAAACGCCGAAAAACGGAACCGCGACGTGACGTCTTAGACCGGCTGGCCGAGCGCTTCCACGTTCTCAAGCGAACGGTTCTTCAGCGCCTCCCCCGTGTTCGCGTCGAACAGGTGGATGGCCTCCTCGGGGATGTGCGCGACGACCGGCTGGCCGGCCTCGACGCGCTGCATGCCGCCGATGGTCACGATGAACGTGTCCGGGTTGGCCGCCTCGGGGTCGAAGGTGAGGTAGAGGTTGTTCTCGTCGCCGGTCGGCTCGACCACGTCCACGACGGTCTCGAAGTCGTGGTCGCCCTCGACATCCGAGCGAATCTCGATGTCTTCGGGCCGGATACCCAGCGTGAGCTCCGTCGCGTCTCCGACGGCGTCGAGCGTCTCCTGGGAAACCGGGTAGGAGAACTTCTCGGCTTCGAGGCGATTGCCCTGCACCTCGACGTCGAAGAAGTTCATCGAGGGCTCGCCGATGAAGTCCGCGACGAACTCGTTGTTCGGCTCGTGGTAGCACTCCAGCGGCGTCCCGACCTGCTGGAGGATGCCGTCGTCGAGGATGGCGATGCGGTCGCCCATCGTCATCGCCTCCGTCTGGTCGTGGGTGACGTAGACGGTGGAGACGCCGAGGTCCTCCTGGATGCGCTGGAGTTCGGTGCGCATCTTCGCGCGCAGCTTGGCGTCGAGGTTCGACAGCGGCTCGTCCATCAGGAACACCGAGGGGTCGCGCACGATGGCGCGGCCCAGGGCGACACGCTGTTGCTGGCCGCCGGAGAGCTCCCGGGGCTTGCGGTCGAGCAGGTCGCCGATACCCATCATCTCCGCGGCCTCGGTGACCTTCTGCTGTATCTCGTCGTCCGGCATGTCCGTCGACTCCTCGAGCCCGAAGCTCATGTTCTCGGCGACGGTCATGTGCGGGTACAGCGCGTAGGACTGGAACACCATCGCGATGTCGCGGTCCGCCGGCTGCTTGTGGTTCATCAGGTCGCCACCGAGGCGAAGCTCGCCCTCGGTGACGGTCTCCAGCCCGGCGATCATCCGCAGGGTGGTGGACTTCCCACACCCCGACGGGCCGACGAGGACCAGGAATTCCCCATCAGCGATGTCGACGTTCACGTCGTCGACGGCCACGATCTCGTTCCCGTCGTCTTCGACGAACACCTTGGTGATGCCGTCGAGCGTCAGTTCAGCCATCTGTCTTCCTCCTCTGTGTCGTAGTGAATCATCTTAGGCGGTTACTCCTTTCGCGAACTGTTCTCCGAAGAAGATGTACACCAGCAGCGTCGGCAGCGCCGTGACGAACGCTGCGGCCATGCGCAGCGGGAAGTTTGTCCCGGACTGCGAGACGCCGAGGCCTGCGAGGTCCATCGTCACGACCGACGCGTCACCGGACTGTACGATGATGAGCGCGAACAGCAGGTCGTTCCAGATCTGCGTGAACTGGTAGATGAACGTCACTGCGAACATCGGGATGGACAGCGGCAGGATGATGCGCCGGTAGATCTTGTAGACCGTGGCACCGTCCAGCCGAGCCGCCTCGACCATCTCACCGGAGAGGTCCTTGTAGTACGAGCGGAACAGCAGCGTACAGATGGGAATCCCGTACGCGGTGTGCGTGATGACGAGTGCCAGGATCTTCCAGTGGTGCTCCTGGATGAGCGGCAACAGCAATGCGAACGGTTCGAACCATTCCTGCAGCGGGACGATGCTGTACCAGAACTGCGAGAGCGGCACCAGCACGGCCTGGTACGGGATGAAGATACCCGCGACGAACAGGGCGTAGATGCCGACCTGGCGCTTCCAGTGGACGCTCGTCAGCCCGAAGGCGGCCATGCTCCCGAACACCGCCGAGAGGATGGTCGCCGGAATCGTCAGCAACAGGCTGTTGAACAGGCCACTCGCGAGGCCGTCGAACGCCTGTGCCCAGTTCTCCAGGGTGAACGCCGCCGGCGAGAGCGGTGGCAGGTACGGGGCATCGCCCGTGTAGACCGCGTTGCTCTTCAGCGAGGTCATCAGCCCCGTCTCGATGGGGATGAGGTAGAACGTCGCCATCCCGGCGAGGACGGCGTAGAGCAGGACTCGCCGGAGCGAGTATCCGAATAGCTGTACGGAGTCGTCGGCGGTCGCTGTTGCGTTGCTCATAATTGCCCCCGCTGGTACTGCGTGTAGAGGTACGGCGCGACGATGGCGAGTGCCATCAGGAACAGGACGACCGCGATGGCCGACCCGTACGCCCAGTTCCCGTTGCTGTACGCCTCACGGACCATGCGGGTCGCGAGGATGTCCGCGGACGGCCCTGGCTGGTACCCCCCGTACATCGAGTACAGGAAGTCGAACGCCTTCAGCGCGAAGACGACAAGCACGACCGCCGCACTGATGGTCGCGGTCCGCAGCTGTGGGATGATGATGCGCCAGTACATGCGAACGGTGCTCGCACCGTCGACACGTGCGGCCTCGAAGTGTTCGTTCGGAATCGCGCGCAGGCCGGCGAGGTAGACGACCATGGCGTAGCCGCTGAACTGCCAGATGAGCGCGAATATCACCGCCGCGAGTTTCAACTGTGGATTCTGGACGATGCCGACGGAATCGAACCCGAGCGACGTGATGACGACGTTGATGAGCCCGGATTCGCGGTTGTACATGAACAGCCAGAACTTCGCCGTCACGACGAACGAGAGGCTCATCGGGAGCAGGTACACCGTCCGGAAGGTGTTCTCGTACCGGATCTTCTGGTCGACGAGGATGGCCAGCAGCAGGCCGAGCACCAGACAGATGGCCGTGAATGCGACCATCAGGACCAGTGTGTTCCGCGCCGAGTTCCAGATGGGTTCGATGGACAGGTTCGACCACGAGGGTGTCCCACCGGTGAACGCGATGACGTAGTTCTCGAGGTCGAGGTTGCTGTAGTCCGGCGAGGCCGTAAAGCCGGCGAGGTCCGTCAGTGAGATGACGACGTTCCAGATGATGGCCCCGTAGACGAACAGGCCCACGAGCAGGAACGGCGGCAGCCAGAACGGTGCGGACTGGACGCTGGTCCGGTCCAGGAACGACCGTTCCGCCTGCGCCTCGCCACCATCGGTCCGCACCTCCCGCCGACGGTTTGCGAGTGCCTGTTTGAGTTGTGTAAGTTTCTTGCGCATAAAATGTGATACGGCGGTGGTCTCTTAGCTGAACGACCCGAGGAGCTGCCTCGTGGTCTTGTCCACGTCGTAGGACTCGATGAAACCACTGAACGCGTCGAGGACGTTCGTCCGGATCGCCGGCGAGAGGGCGAGGCCGTGCTGGATGGACGGCGGCTGCGCCTCCGAGCTGGTGAAGTCGTCGAACTGGTCCTGCTGGAACGTGTTCAGCTTGGACGGGTCGGCGTCCTTGCGCGGCGGGATGGAGCCCTTCTTCTGGTTGAAGCGGATCTGGGCGTCCGTCGAGCCACAGTAGCTGAGGAACGTCTTCGTCGCCTCGGGCGACGGGTTGTTCGACGGGAACGGGAACGAGTCCATGTTGAGGGCGTAGTAGCCGTCGGTGCCCGGGAACGGGACGTGGTCCCAGTCCTCGCCGTAGTTGAAGTCGTCGTTGCCGCTGTAGGCACCCGCTGCCCAGTCACCCTGGTGGATGAATGCAGCCTGGTCCTTCATGAAGCGGGAGTTGCCCTCGGTCCACGAGATGGACGCGGAGTCGTCGAAGTAGAACTCCGAGTAGTCCTTGACCGTCTGGAGTGCCTTCTTCACCTGGGCCTCCTTGCCGTTCCCGTTGACGAAGGCGTTGTAGCCGGACTGGCCGGCCTGCCCGAGCAGCACGGTCGCCCAGAGCTGGACCGTCGACCAGTTGGAGCTGGTCTGCTGGGCCATCGGGGTCGCGTCGGTGTTGTCGGCGACCTTCTGCATCGCGGCCGTGAGGTCGTCCGGGGTCTCGATGCTGGATGGGTCGACACCGGCCTCCTCGACGACCGCCGTGTTGTAGAAGAGGTTGTTGATACGGTGGATGTTGAGGGGAACCGTGACGTACGTCCCGTCGAGCTGGGCCTGCTTCTTCGGTCCCGGCAGGTAGTTGCTCTTCATGTCGTCGTCCCAGACGTCACCCTCGAGGTCGCCGTACGCGCCGGCGAACTTCTCGAGGTTCTTCCCCGGCCACGCCTGCCACGTGCTCGGCGGGTTGTTCGACTGCATCCGGTTCTGGATGACCGTCCCGAGGTTCTTCCGGGCGGCACCGTTGACCGGTTCCTCCGCGAACTCCACGTCGGGGTGTTCCTCCTGGAACCCTTCGAGGAGCGCTGCGATGGCGTCGGAGCCGTCGCCGCTACTCCAGGCGTGGAGCAGTTCGATGGGCTCCTGGCTCTCACCGCCACCGGTAAGGCCACCGATACATCCGGAGAGTCCTGTCAGTCCGGCTGCACCGGCAGCGCCGGCTGTTTTCAAGATACTACGCCGCGAAACGTCAGAGGTTGAATCGTGTCCTGTCATGCCACCACGTGCCTCACGCTGCGTGAGACTTACGGGAGCTTTACGGATGCCCACACTTAACACTTGCCCAAATTAATTCACATCCGAGTGAATATTGAAGGTTTACAACGGCTGTAGTACCGTCTTTTCGTTTTCGGAAACTGTCGATTTGGGTATAAACACTGTCCACTCTCAGAGGAGTTTCGAGATAGTTGATAACATACAACATGGTGGTTCGACGGCGGTCGTCGCAGGTTTCAGCCGGCCAGGTCGGGAACCGATTCGGTGGGTTTTACGCACCGGCCCGACGACGAATCAGGTATGTCCGACGACTTCCGCACCGAGCAGGACAGCCTCGGCGAGATGCAGGTACCGGCCGACGCCTACTGGGGGGCACAGACCCAGCGCGCGGTCGAGAACTTCCCCATCTCCGGGCTCACGTTCGGGCGTCGTTTCGTCCGTGCACTGGGCGTCGTGAAGAAGGCCGCCGCGCAGGCGAACCGCGACCTCGAGATGATTCCCGAGGACAAGGCGGAGTGCATCATCGAGGCCGCCGACGAGGTCATCGCCGGCGAGCACGACGACCAGTTCCCGGTCGACGTGTTCCAGACCGGGTCGGGGACCTCCTCGAATATGAACGCCAACGAGGTCATCTCGAACCGCGCCACCGAACTGTACGGCGGCGAGATCGGGAGCCGCGAGATCCACCCGAACGACCACGTCAACTTCGGGCAGTCCTCGAACGACGTCATCCCGACCGCGATGCACGTCGCCGCCCTCGAAGCCGTCGAGAAGGACGTCATCCCGGCGCTCGACACGCTCCGCGAGGCCCTCGAAGAGAAGGCCGAGGAGTTCGACGGTATCGTCAAGACGGGCCGTACCCACCTGCAGGACGCCACGCCGGTCCGACTCGGTCAGGAGTTCGGCGGCTACAAGACGCAGGTCGAGAAGGGCCTCGTCCGCGTCGACAACACCCGCGAACACCTCGCCGAACTCGCCCTCGGTGGCACCGCGGTCGGGACGGGGCTGAACACCCACCCCGAGTTCCCCGAGCGCGCCGCCGAGTACATCACGAAGGAGACCGGCGTCCAGTTCCGCGAGGCCGACGACCACTTCGAGGCACAGGCCGCCCACGACGCCATGTCCGAGGCACACGGTGCCCTCCGGACCGTCGCCGGCAGCCTGAACAAGATCGCGAACGACCTGCGCCTGCTCGCCTCCGGCCCCCGCAACGGGCTCGGTGAACTCGAGCAGCCGGAGAACCAGCCCGGTTCGTCCATCATGCCCGGCAAGATCAACCCGGTCGTCGCCGAGGCCGTCAACCAGCTCCACAAGCAGGTCGTCGGCAACGACGCGGCCGTCTCCGCCGGTGCGGCCGAGGGGCAGATCGACCTGAACCTCTACAAACCGCTGCTGGCGTACAACTTCCTGCAGTCCGCCGAACTCATCTCGAACGGGAGCGAGGTGTTCGCCCGGAAGTTCGTCGCGAAGCTGGAGGCCAACGAGGAACACTGCGAGGAGCAGGTCGAGCAGTCGATGGCGCTCGCGACCGCGCTCAACCCGCACATCGGCTACGACAAGGCCAGCACGGCCGCCAAGACCGCACTGAAGGAGGGCAAGACGGTCCGCCAGGTCGTCATCGAGAAGGGCTACCTCAGCGAGGAGGAGGCCGACGAGATCATCGACCCCGAGGCGATGACCCACCGCGGCATCCTCGGTCAGGACGACTGACACCCCGTCGAACACCCCCCGCATAGATTCCACAGCCAGATTTTCTCTCGGCACGACACGAGCCCGCTATCTGCCACCAACGACCACGCGTGAGGATATCAAGGGCAACGTTTATTACCGGGTAATCCTCTCAGTGGAAGTGAAACAACCGCACGACGGCGTGAACTTACCGAAAGTTATCGAGAGACGGAGGAAAGTCGAACAATCCATGGGTGTTATGGTGGTTGCAGTCCAAATTTGTACTATGCACACCTGTCGTAACTGCAACCAATCGTTCAGCACAGAGCTTGCCCTAGAGATGCACGTAGACACATGCGAGAAAGGACAGCTCTTTTGTGAGGAATGTGGTGACCGATTCTCCGAGCGCGTTGCGACACGCGATGGTTGGCATTATCGATGCCCGAACGACGACTGCGACGGGGAAGGACTTGGGGAAGATATTATTCAGATAGAAGATATTCGCGCGGCGACGCAGTAACGAATCCAGAGACGCTTCTACGGCCAATCGACGACTCCAGAGTGCCACGACGCGACAGCGTGTGCGCCGCACTCATCGGGGCCGGGACTCGGTTCCCGACCGGGGTCCCCCGCCTGGGCGACCGCCCGTGGCCAGGGTCGCCGGAACTGGACGGTTTTTTACCCCTCCGACTCGGAGCGTAGCGCAATGACCGACCACGACTACGAGGCGCTGGGACTGGTCGCCGGGCTGGAGATCCACCAGCAGCTCGACACCGCGAGCAAGCTGTTCTGTGGCTGCCCGACCGACCTCCGCGAGCCGGAGGAGTCCGAGCGCGAGTTCACGCGGTACCTGCACCCGACGAAGTCCGAACTCGGGGAACTGGACGAGGCGGCGCTCGAAGAGAGCCAGGTCGAACGCGAGTTCACCTACCTCGCGTACGACTCGACCTGTCTCGTCGAGGAGGACGACGAACCGCCCCACCGGCTGGACGACGAAGCACGCGAGGTCGCCCTCGAGATCGCCCAGCTACTGGACATGGCGCCGGTCGATACGGCCCACGTCATGCGCAAGATCGTCGTCGACGGCTCGAACACCTCGGGCTTCCAGCGGTCGACCGAGATCGCGACCGACGGCGAGATATCGACCGAGGACGGCCCGGTCCGCGTCGCCGACCTGATGCTCGAAGAGGAGTCCTGCCAGCGCATCGAGGAACACGACGACGGCGTCACCTTCAGCCTCGACCGCCTCGGGATTCCGCTGGTCGAGATCGGCACGAAGCCGGACATCTCGACGCCCGAGCAGGCCCGCGAGGCCGCCGAGCGCATCGGCATGTTGCTGCGCTCGACCGGCCACGTCAAGCGCGGCCTCGGCACCATCCGCCAGGACGTGAACATCTCCATCGCCGAGGGTGCCCGCGTGGAGGTCAAGGGCGTCCAGAGCCTCGACGACATCGACGACATCGTCCGGAACGAAGCCGGGCGGCAGGTCGAACTCCTCGAGATCCGTGACGAACTCGAATCGCGCGGCGCGAGCGTCGGCGAGGTACAGGACGTGACCGACACCTTCGCCGACACCGAGAGCGGCGTCATCCGCGGCGCACTCGACTCCGGCGGGAAGGTCACCGCCGTTCCCCTCTTCGGGTTCGACGGCCTCGTCGGCCGCGAGATTCAGCCGGACCGGCGTCTTGGGACCGAGTTCTCCGACCACGCCAAGCGCCACGGTGCCGGTGGCATCTTCCACACCGACGAGCTCCCGGCCTACGGCGTCACCGAGGACGAGGTCGCGGCCCTGCGTGAGGCCGTCGACGCCGGCGAGGACGACGCCGTGGCCATCGTGGCCGCCAGCCCCGAGGTCGCCGACAACGCCATCGAGGCCGCCGCGAAGCGCGCCGAGACCGCACTCGAGGGCGTCCCGGAGGAGACCCGCGGCGCGAACGAGGACGGTACGACCCGCTACCTGCGCCCGCTCCCCGGCGCGGCCCGAATGTACCCCGAGACGGACGTCCCGCCCGTGGACCTCGATCCGAGCGAGGTCGAGACGCCCGAACTCCTGACCGAGAAGGTCGAGCGCTACCAGGACGAGTACGGACTGGACGCCGGCCTCGCCGAGCAGGTCGCCTACGGCCAGCGCATGCCGCTGTTCGAGTCCGTCGTCGCCGACGGCATCGACGCGACCCTGGCTGCCGGCACGCTCGAATCCACGCTGACCGAACTGCGCCGTGACGACGTGCCCGTCGAGACCCTCACCGACGAGCACCTGCGCGACGCGCTCTCGCTCGTCGACCAGGGCGAGGTGCCCAACGAGGGCATGAAC from Haloarchaeobius sp. HME9146 harbors:
- a CDS encoding aspartate ammonia-lyase; translation: MSDDFRTEQDSLGEMQVPADAYWGAQTQRAVENFPISGLTFGRRFVRALGVVKKAAAQANRDLEMIPEDKAECIIEAADEVIAGEHDDQFPVDVFQTGSGTSSNMNANEVISNRATELYGGEIGSREIHPNDHVNFGQSSNDVIPTAMHVAALEAVEKDVIPALDTLREALEEKAEEFDGIVKTGRTHLQDATPVRLGQEFGGYKTQVEKGLVRVDNTREHLAELALGGTAVGTGLNTHPEFPERAAEYITKETGVQFREADDHFEAQAAHDAMSEAHGALRTVAGSLNKIANDLRLLASGPRNGLGELEQPENQPGSSIMPGKINPVVAEAVNQLHKQVVGNDAAVSAGAAEGQIDLNLYKPLLAYNFLQSAELISNGSEVFARKFVAKLEANEEHCEEQVEQSMALATALNPHIGYDKASTAAKTALKEGKTVRQVVIEKGYLSEEEADEIIDPEAMTHRGILGQDD
- a CDS encoding ABC transporter substrate-binding protein, which translates into the protein MTGHDSTSDVSRRSILKTAGAAGAAGLTGLSGCIGGLTGGGESQEPIELLHAWSSGDGSDAIAALLEGFQEEHPDVEFAEEPVNGAARKNLGTVIQNRMQSNNPPSTWQAWPGKNLEKFAGAYGDLEGDVWDDDMKSNYLPGPKKQAQLDGTYVTVPLNIHRINNLFYNTAVVEEAGVDPSSIETPDDLTAAMQKVADNTDATPMAQQTSSNWSTVQLWATVLLGQAGQSGYNAFVNGNGKEAQVKKALQTVKDYSEFYFDDSASISWTEGNSRFMKDQAAFIHQGDWAAGAYSGNDDFNYGEDWDHVPFPGTDGYYALNMDSFPFPSNNPSPEATKTFLSYCGSTDAQIRFNQKKGSIPPRKDADPSKLNTFQQDQFDDFTSSEAQPPSIQHGLALSPAIRTNVLDAFSGFIESYDVDKTTRQLLGSFS
- the gatE gene encoding Glu-tRNA(Gln) amidotransferase subunit GatE yields the protein MTDHDYEALGLVAGLEIHQQLDTASKLFCGCPTDLREPEESEREFTRYLHPTKSELGELDEAALEESQVEREFTYLAYDSTCLVEEDDEPPHRLDDEAREVALEIAQLLDMAPVDTAHVMRKIVVDGSNTSGFQRSTEIATDGEISTEDGPVRVADLMLEEESCQRIEEHDDGVTFSLDRLGIPLVEIGTKPDISTPEQAREAAERIGMLLRSTGHVKRGLGTIRQDVNISIAEGARVEVKGVQSLDDIDDIVRNEAGRQVELLEIRDELESRGASVGEVQDVTDTFADTESGVIRGALDSGGKVTAVPLFGFDGLVGREIQPDRRLGTEFSDHAKRHGAGGIFHTDELPAYGVTEDEVAALREAVDAGEDDAVAIVAASPEVADNAIEAAAKRAETALEGVPEETRGANEDGTTRYLRPLPGAARMYPETDVPPVDLDPSEVETPELLTEKVERYQDEYGLDAGLAEQVAYGQRMPLFESVVADGIDATLAAGTLESTLTELRRDDVPVETLTDEHLRDALSLVDQGEVPNEGMNDLLTALAEDPSLTAEEAVEAEGLGGVSEDEVREAVAEVVERNSDQVEEEGMGAFSALMGECMGALRGKAGGDTVSAVLREEIQKRA
- a CDS encoding HVO_2901 family zinc finger protein codes for the protein MHTCRNCNQSFSTELALEMHVDTCEKGQLFCEECGDRFSERVATRDGWHYRCPNDDCDGEGLGEDIIQIEDIRAATQ